Genomic segment of Clostridiisalibacter paucivorans DSM 22131:
GTCACTGAAATCAATTCTCCATCAGGCATACTTTCAACTCTCTCTGAAAAACACTCTCCAAGCTTACGTGTTTCCCAAGTATCATTAAATCCGCTAAATCTAACTTCTGGCACACTTTCACCCTCAATAGGAAACATTTTGTCCAACATAGATTTTTTTACAATGATTAATTTATCAAGCTTGCGATATTGAAGGGTTATAAGGTCGTCTAGGTTAGAGAAAAAGGTCGCGACCTTCTTTTGTTCTTCAATATTTGGGGGATAGCAGATATAAGTATTTGTTAGTGCTGATTTTGAAATCGAATTTACTTTAGTCCCCTGCATCAAAGGTAAAAGCTGATCATGATATGAGTCTGAATTCATATAATACCCTAAATACCCAGATGCAAATTTTACACTTGGTCTGCATGGTATTGTATGTAGTCCTGATAATATCTTTTCATTGTTAAAACCAATGATTTCACAACATTTCCCAACCGATTCATCTTCGGCAGCATCAGCAATAATTACATCACCATTTTCTAAATAAGAAGTGAGATATTTATCTAAAGAGTTATTATCTATAATCTTTGGTATTAGAGCTTTATTTACATCTAAACATTCTCCATATTCAACTAAAATATCACCATAGTGAACATTTAATACTTCTCC
This window contains:
- a CDS encoding restriction endonuclease subunit S; its protein translation is MTKNKIMPEIRFKGFTDDWKQDEFENVFYHLQNNSFSRAQLSYENGEVLNVHYGDILVEYGECLDVNKALIPKIIDNNSLDKYLTSYLENGDVIIADAAEDESVGKCCEIIGFNNEKILSGLHTIPCRPSVKFASGYLGYYMNSDSYHDQLLPLMQGTKVNSISKSALTNTYICYPPNIEEQKKVATFFSNLDDLITLQYRKLDKLIIVKKSMLDKMFPIEGESVPEVRFSGFNDTWETRKLGECFSERVESMPDGELISVTINNGVKKFSELGRHDNSNDDKSKYKKVCVGDIAYNSMRMWQGASGYSPYEGIVSPAYTVLAPNAGVDSKCISYLFKRPDMIQKFQINSQGITSDNWNLKYPALSDIEILISKDYQEQKRIAEYFSYLDDLITLQQRKVEKLRNIKSSCMERMFV